A section of the Apodemus sylvaticus chromosome 10, mApoSyl1.1, whole genome shotgun sequence genome encodes:
- the Zfp2 gene encoding zinc finger protein ZFP2: MEFTGGHQRSKPNVISELEQEPTLRKGEFPGCIALGQETRLETRESTPKCNITEIVPYGVIMDTDDLWHSALGAVWDPTCWLEGQQERFLSQVTVAQKEICNEKSVYGGKETENCSIAGSMLNTLQNIPVTISPHNWNSYGKDSKQNSELMKTSRMFVRKKIYGCGECGKTFSQSSSLLKHQRIHTGEKPYSCSVCNKHFIERSSLTVHQRTHTGEKPYKCNDCGKAFSQSMNLTVHKRTHTGEKPYQCKECGKAFRKNSSLVQHARIHTGEKPYKCNDCGKAFTQSMNLTVHQRTHTGEKPYECNECGKAFSQSMHLIVHQRSHTGEKPYECNECGKAFSKSSTLTLHQRNHTGEKPYKCNKCGKSFSQSTYLIEHQRLHSGVKPFECNQCGKAFSKNSSLTQHRRIHTGEKPYECGICGKHFTGRSSLTVHQVIHTGEKPYECTECGKAFSQSAYLIEHQRIHTGEKPYECDQCGKAFIKNSSLIVHQRIHTGEKPYKCNECGKSFSRSTNLTRHQRTHT; encoded by the coding sequence gcCAGGAGACAAGACTTGAAACCAGAGAGTCAACTCCAAAGTGCAACATTACTGAAATTGTGCCCTATGGGGTCATAATGGACACGGACGATCTCTGGCATTCAGCTTTGGGGGCAGTCTGGGATCCTACTTGTTGGCTAGAGGGGCAACAGGAAAGATTTCTGAGCCAAGTGACAGTGGCTCAAAAGGAAATCTGTAATGAGAAGAGTGTGTATGGAGGTAAAGAGACTGAAAACTGTTCCATTGCAGGGTCAATGCTTAATACCCTACAAAACATCCCTGTGACAATAAGCCCTCATAATTGGAATTCATATGGAAAAGATTCTAAACAAAATTCTGAGTTAATGAAAACTTCAAGGATGTTTGTACGAAAGAAAATATATGGATGTGGTGAGTGTGGGAAAACCTTCAGCCAGAGTTCATCCCTGCTTAAGCACCAGAGGATTCACACTGGGGAGAAACCTTATTCATGCAGTGTATGCAACAAGCATTTCATCGAACGCTCCTCCCTCACTGTGCATCAAAGAACTCATACAGGAGAAAAACCCTACAAATGTAATGACTGCGGGAAGGCCTTCAGTCAGAGTATGAACCTTACTGTTCATAAAAGAactcatactggagaaaaaccttatcaGTGCAAAGAGTGTGGAAAAGCATTTCGTAAGAATTCATCCCTTGTTCAACATGCAAggattcatactggagagaagccctacaAATGCAATGATTGTGGGAAGGCTTTTACACAAAGCATGAATCTCACAGTGCACCAGAGAACTCACACGGGAGAAAAACCCTACGAATGTAATGAATGCGGGAAGGCCTTCAGTCAAAGCATGCATCTTATTGTTCATCAGAGAAGTCACACTGGGGAAAAACCCTATGAATGCAatgaatgtgggaaagcctttagtAAAAGTTCAACTCTCACACTACATCAGCGAAATCACACTGGAGAAAAACCCTACAAATGTAACAAATGTGGTAAATCTTTTAGTCAAAGTACATACCTTATAGAACATCAGAGACTTCACTCTGGAGTGAAGCCTTTTGAATGTAACCAGTGTGGAAAAGCTTTCAGTAAGAATTCTTCCCTTACTCAGCATCGCAGAATTCACACTggtgagaaaccttatgagtgtggGATCTGTGGAAAGCATTTCACTGGAAGATCATCCCTAACGGTACACCAGGTtatacacactggagaaaagccCTACGAGTGCACTGAATGTGGAAAGGCCTTCAGCCAAAGTGCATATCTTATTGAACATCAAAGAATCCATACTGGTGAAAAACCCTATGAATGTGATCAGTGCGGGAAAGCTTTCATTAAGAATTCATCCCTTATAGTCCACCAGAGGatacatacaggagagaaaccctataaGTGTAATGAATGTGGAAAATCCTTCAGTAGGAGTACAAACCTCACAAGACATCAGAGGACTCATACATGA